One Aquificaceae bacterium DNA segment encodes these proteins:
- the cas5b gene encoding type I-B CRISPR-associated protein Cas5b gives MECSKMKALRFELFTPTGIFKTPFSLKGIETYPLPPYSTIIGLLYTAVGRKWQGEEFQISIQGRHQALFRDYVRFRKYNVDKKKLEVVPIEVPILYQLELIVHLYGEYELLREFAEGLRKPQTYLYLSGGEYAVKIRRVDFVELEERKVEEFKLEWSAFLPKDRYRELSLSPSGILYLLPAFLKKESSLREHNWIEAYYLQSGTVIEEGKVLLEVEGGLPVWL, from the coding sequence ATGGAGTGCTCTAAGATGAAAGCCCTAAGGTTTGAACTCTTTACGCCTACTGGCATCTTCAAGACCCCTTTTTCTCTGAAGGGTATAGAGACCTATCCGCTTCCACCCTATTCTACCATAATAGGTCTTTTGTATACCGCCGTAGGAAGAAAATGGCAAGGCGAAGAGTTTCAAATATCCATACAAGGCAGGCACCAAGCCCTTTTTAGAGATTATGTGCGTTTTAGGAAGTATAATGTGGATAAAAAGAAGTTAGAAGTTGTTCCCATTGAAGTCCCTATACTTTACCAACTTGAGCTAATAGTCCACCTATACGGCGAATATGAGCTTTTGAGAGAGTTTGCAGAGGGTTTGAGAAAGCCACAGACTTACCTTTACCTCTCTGGTGGAGAGTATGCTGTAAAGATACGAAGGGTAGATTTTGTGGAGCTTGAGGAAAGAAAAGTGGAAGAGTTTAAACTTGAATGGTCCGCCTTTTTACCAAAGGATAGGTATAGGGAGCTTTCCCTATCTCCCTCTGGTATACTCTACCTTTTGCCAGCCTTTTTGAAAAAGGAAAGTAGTTTAAGGGAGCACAATTGGATAGAAGCCTATTATCTTCAAAGTGGAACGGTAATAGAAGAGGGCAAAGTTTTACTTGAGGTGGAAGGAGGGCTTCCAGTATGGCTATAA
- the cas8a1 gene encoding type I-B CRISPR-associated protein Cas8b1/Cst1, whose protein sequence is MAIRFRIDNWLMASSAVGFAKVLRHAGIDPLPYFRERLLEVPQDLWERLPELYAEYALRDFDQVVMRSYDQVLKKKDAKWEHVKNPYDLVVRSKLGGFYNNSPLLNSSKSYIRRVAKANKSLIQTYGSEPKEALKKLLQDWENYKVNISKHIKDAIKEAFQSILSVETSDNSPICFFCRERHSYRTFDAVNFTPLSASPDTFQNLFYNGVNTIFLCKECEVLLYFARFGFADIKGRYLFVYLPDDASSMISVNNVLEERKWLSADIIKESLVVVVKSVEKNKAVWALRNIYVVEIQPVGDAQSNIYVFSLSPRQAQALRDYIDKYPKNLNLIFDIFLKYVYYGKSLYNMLYKIVSGYLFTDSYKNIKLSNDDARLVKYGSNGLWGSLLYLIKFQEVLNMQANKEKEINWAFVEGKKLAQSYKENLGEDRAKRKIESLSYRLLEAVRRRDIDHFSQNLIRAYLEVEKPIPPVFLSAIKEEGLERIAYAFLIGLNGKEGIGEPNTETEDSLGEE, encoded by the coding sequence ATGGCTATAAGGTTTCGGATAGACAACTGGCTTATGGCTTCTTCCGCAGTAGGCTTTGCCAAAGTTTTGAGGCATGCAGGTATTGACCCACTACCCTACTTTAGGGAGCGTCTCCTTGAAGTTCCGCAGGATTTATGGGAAAGACTGCCAGAGTTATATGCGGAATATGCTCTTAGGGATTTTGACCAAGTTGTTATGCGGTCTTACGATCAAGTTTTAAAAAAGAAGGATGCGAAATGGGAGCATGTGAAAAATCCCTATGACCTTGTGGTTCGTTCAAAACTTGGAGGTTTTTACAACAACTCACCCTTGCTTAACTCATCAAAGTCTTACATAAGAAGGGTTGCGAAAGCTAACAAAAGCCTTATTCAAACCTATGGAAGCGAACCAAAGGAAGCTCTGAAAAAGCTCTTGCAGGACTGGGAAAATTACAAAGTAAACATATCAAAACACATCAAAGACGCAATAAAGGAAGCCTTTCAATCCATACTCTCTGTGGAGACTTCTGATAATTCTCCTATATGCTTTTTCTGCAGAGAAAGACACTCCTATAGAACCTTTGATGCGGTTAACTTCACACCTCTTTCTGCAAGTCCAGATACCTTTCAAAACCTCTTTTACAACGGAGTAAATACCATATTTTTGTGTAAAGAGTGCGAAGTTTTGCTTTACTTTGCCCGTTTTGGTTTTGCGGATATAAAGGGAAGGTATCTCTTTGTGTATCTTCCAGATGACGCAAGCTCTATGATAAGTGTAAACAATGTCTTAGAGGAACGTAAATGGCTATCTGCGGACATAATAAAAGAAAGTCTTGTCGTAGTGGTGAAAAGTGTTGAAAAGAATAAAGCGGTATGGGCTCTGAGGAATATCTACGTTGTGGAAATTCAACCTGTAGGTGATGCACAGAGTAATATCTATGTCTTTAGTCTAAGTCCAAGGCAGGCACAAGCCTTACGGGATTACATAGATAAGTATCCAAAGAACCTTAACCTCATCTTTGACATATTTCTCAAGTATGTATACTATGGCAAGAGCCTCTACAATATGCTATACAAGATAGTGTCAGGTTATCTTTTTACAGACAGTTATAAAAATATTAAGCTAAGCAATGATGACGCAAGGCTTGTTAAGTATGGAAGCAACGGTTTATGGGGTAGTCTCTTGTATCTAATAAAATTTCAGGAGGTGTTAAACATGCAAGCAAATAAGGAGAAGGAAATCAACTGGGCTTTTGTGGAGGGTAAGAAGTTAGCACAAAGCTACAAAGAAAACCTTGGAGAAGATAGGGCAAAGAGGAAAATAGAAAGCCTTTCTTACCGTCTGCTTGAGGCGGTTAGAAGAAGGGACATAGACCACTTTTCTCAAAACCTAATAAGAGCATACCTTGAAGTGGAAAAGCCTATACCGCCTGTGTTTCTAAGTGCTATAAAGGAGGAGGGCTTAGAAAGAATAGCATACGCTTTTCTTATTGGCTTGAACGGTAAGGAGGGAATAGGTGAACCTAACACAGAAACTGAGGATAGCTTGGGCGAAGAGTGA
- the cas3 gene encoding CRISPR-associated helicase Cas3': MNLTQKLRIAWAKSDGTSIREHTDKLLENLKLLRSLYGEDIEKACPVGLRSYLWKALEIACEYHDYGKLHCKFQREVVKNHRYPDNKKVERVRHNLISPLFMGNIEDEFLRDISALVVIHHHETEAGNDVEKKVEKVAQEEFSISIQPWHKRLLRRSEYEALEHLSDRHNKPLEELRSFYILLKGLLLRIDHASSNKDIESLEVEPIRDVAKVIKDKKGFELNDLQEFVLKNRDKDLLLSAPTGYGKTEAGFIYLEGKGFFTIPVRTSANALYLRAKDLFGEKAGLLHSTALNFLIEENRNHLTGLIVDYEYARNFSKALLVCTPDQLFPFVFAYKGFEKSLAILSYSRVVVDEFQLFEPHTLGFLVEGIKLAKKVGAKVMLMTATVPEFIREDLPDFTEKVFDNPKPRHSLKLIKDSVLSENALRLIKEKSQEGKVLVILNTVRRAVDLYNALKKEGLKPNLLHSRFIQLQRKQREKEIESFFKEENCGIWITTQLAEVSLDLDADFLITEYSTPDSLFQRLGRVNRKGKKQVEEPNAYIFTEDCSGIGGVYRKSIHEYSKGKLREGIWTEQDKRNLLSDTYSRETLSKIDPKYMEDYSKAKEYVRDIWNTLGLIPQESRKKAQELFRDIHSITVIPIYYKDKVEALIQNYKNSTEKEEKIQALNQILDYTFSIPAYMSKDNMLERIKGLETFNLHWLKAPYDEEKGLAELRKDPELSLDMV; encoded by the coding sequence GTGAACCTAACACAGAAACTGAGGATAGCTTGGGCGAAGAGTGATGGCACTTCTATAAGAGAGCACACAGACAAACTCTTGGAAAATCTCAAACTCCTTAGAAGCCTATATGGAGAGGATATAGAAAAAGCCTGTCCTGTAGGTTTGAGGAGCTATCTTTGGAAGGCTTTGGAGATTGCCTGCGAGTATCATGACTATGGAAAACTTCATTGTAAATTCCAAAGGGAAGTGGTAAAAAACCACAGATATCCAGACAACAAGAAGGTAGAAAGAGTAAGGCACAATCTTATATCTCCTCTCTTTATGGGAAACATTGAGGACGAGTTTTTGAGGGATATTTCCGCACTTGTGGTAATTCACCACCACGAAACTGAGGCAGGCAACGATGTGGAAAAAAAGGTTGAAAAGGTTGCTCAAGAAGAGTTTAGTATTTCCATACAGCCTTGGCATAAAAGACTTCTGAGAAGGTCAGAATATGAGGCTTTGGAACACCTTTCGGATAGACATAACAAACCTTTAGAGGAACTAAGGAGCTTTTACATACTTCTCAAAGGTCTTTTATTGCGTATAGACCATGCAAGCAGTAATAAGGATATAGAGAGCCTTGAGGTTGAGCCGATAAGGGATGTGGCAAAGGTTATAAAAGACAAAAAGGGCTTTGAACTAAATGACCTGCAGGAGTTTGTCTTAAAGAACAGAGACAAAGACTTACTCCTTAGTGCACCTACGGGATACGGAAAGACGGAAGCAGGCTTTATATACTTAGAAGGTAAAGGATTTTTTACCATACCAGTTAGAACTTCTGCAAATGCCTTATATCTGAGGGCTAAGGACCTCTTTGGAGAAAAGGCTGGACTTTTACATTCTACCGCCTTGAACTTTCTTATAGAGGAAAACAGAAACCACTTAACTGGGCTTATTGTGGACTACGAATATGCCAGAAACTTTTCAAAGGCATTGCTTGTTTGCACTCCAGACCAGCTATTTCCTTTCGTTTTTGCCTACAAGGGCTTTGAAAAGAGCCTTGCAATCCTTTCCTATTCAAGAGTGGTGGTGGATGAGTTTCAACTTTTTGAGCCTCATACTCTTGGCTTTTTGGTGGAAGGCATAAAACTTGCAAAGAAGGTGGGAGCTAAGGTAATGCTTATGACAGCAACCGTGCCAGAGTTTATCCGAGAAGACTTACCAGATTTTACAGAGAAGGTTTTTGACAACCCAAAGCCTCGCCACAGCCTAAAACTTATAAAGGATAGCGTCCTTTCAGAAAACGCCTTGAGGCTAATAAAAGAGAAGTCTCAAGAAGGAAAGGTTTTGGTTATTCTAAACACAGTTAGGAGGGCTGTTGACCTTTATAATGCTTTGAAGAAGGAAGGGCTTAAACCTAATTTGTTGCACTCAAGGTTTATACAACTGCAAAGAAAACAAAGGGAAAAGGAAATAGAGAGCTTTTTCAAAGAGGAGAATTGTGGCATATGGATTACCACACAGCTTGCGGAGGTTTCTCTTGACCTTGATGCGGACTTTCTGATAACGGAGTATTCCACACCAGACAGCCTTTTCCAAAGGCTTGGTAGGGTAAACAGAAAAGGAAAAAAGCAAGTAGAAGAGCCTAACGCTTACATATTTACAGAAGACTGCTCTGGCATAGGTGGTGTCTACAGAAAAAGCATACATGAATACTCTAAAGGTAAACTACGGGAGGGTATATGGACAGAGCAAGACAAAAGGAACCTACTTTCTGATACGTATTCAAGAGAAACCCTCTCCAAAATAGACCCTAAATACATGGAAGATTACTCAAAGGCGAAAGAATATGTGAGAGACATTTGGAATACCTTAGGGCTTATCCCTCAAGAGAGCAGGAAAAAAGCCCAAGAACTTTTTAGAGATATCCATTCAATCACGGTAATACCCATATATTACAAGGATAAAGTAGAGGCACTCATACAGAATTACAAAAATAGCACAGAGAAGGAGGAAAAAATCCAAGCTCTGAACCAAATTTTGGACTATACCTTTAGCATCCCCGCTTATATGTCAAAGGATAACATGTTAGAAAGGATAAAAGGACTTGAAACCTTTAACCTCCACTGGCTGAAGGC